The following are from one region of the Strix uralensis isolate ZFMK-TIS-50842 chromosome 4, bStrUra1, whole genome shotgun sequence genome:
- the SEL1L3 gene encoding protein sel-1 homolog 3 isoform X1, producing the protein MRPPAEPPAAPRRRLPLLLLLLLTNFVPSFGKETLRTTAVTPQFEQNMDYVDFIHLNILEKKVLNSSEVSVQYLCSKPCIINLEAVASSEFRTGVPVYRRRWKDEKNLYVSRTRQVHLKFPSIMVYRDDYIIRNSIIVHSVILYAWISHKSVSSYDVEQNEDYQDAVAKNYTFLEAVPPFERPYKDHKVCLQWGTDYLWILQANRIPQCPHESDGVQFLNFIYASSGEKTGIVKKFEQFENRELETVRRHQIDYPMFTISIWLYLLHHCEKDLCGILYFIDLKEMYSTPAVFLNEEGYVHIQMHLMRGDDLAVKTSFSLPLKQWFRLDLSFKGGQIEVSSVGKNLKRHHHQSFTFREDFYYDDTAGYFVLGGSGYVNGIEAFFGPVKYYRLNVLETEQISNPLHDKETVEQIELYYERCMDIQEIVYEYRYTVRQGEKARRSCDYENYYLELIHKYGEKSKCDAFMWGKELREKYHILFKLLQEMDFSAPDDESDTVLEVGRRIFEKVAKGLSSADGLSNMGSSVPLLVDSSCCGYHKASYFLAVIFETGLGVSVDRKKGLLYSLVGAQGNERLAVMNLGYKHYQGINNYPLDLELSYAYYSNIAIKTSLDQHTIKGEQAFVETIRLMDDELLKAQTKENGDVFMWLKHEAMRGNAAAQQRLAQMLFWGQQGVAKNPEAAIEWYAKGAIETEDPVLIYDYAIVLFKGQGVKKNTKLALELMKKAAAKGLPQAVNGLGWYYHNFKRDYRKAAKHWLIAEELGNPDASYNLGVLYLDGIYPGIPGRNQTVAARYFYKAAQGGHIEGTLRCSLYYITGNMEDFPRDPEKAVIWAKHIAEKNGYLGHVIRKALNAYLELSWHEALLHYVLAAETGIEVSQSNLAHICEERPDLARKYLATDCVWRYYNFSVSQVNAPSFAYLKMGDFYYYGYQNQSKDLELSMRMYAQAALEGDSQGFFNLALVIEEGNSIPSYILDHLEIDQALHSSNTSLLQELYYRCWNSSNQESISPCSLALLYFYMRVFWNNILQSTLIYFMGTFFLSILVAFAVQYFQSLSAHNSSGTRSEPSSDEPSSSGNSNEDATRLVQQDESTFSNDLAQQESNPQNLLVTS; encoded by the exons ATGCGGCCCCCGGCTgagccccccgccgcgccccgccgccgcctccctctgcttctcctcctcctcctcacg aactttGTACCATCCTTTGGAAAGGAGACATTACGGACAACGGCAGTTACTCCGCAGTTTGAACAAAACATGGATTATGTGGACTttattcatttaaacattttagaaaagaaagttCTTAACAGTTCTGAGGTTTCAGTTCAATATTTATGTTCTAAGCCTTGTATCATCAACTTGGAAGCAGTAGCTTCCTCCGAGTTCAGGACTGGTGTACCAGTGTATAGAAGGAGATGGAAGGATGAGAAGAACCTTTATGTTAGCAGAACTCGACAAGTACATTTGAAATTTCCGAGCATCATGGTTTACAGAGATGATTATATCATCAGAAACTCAATAATAGTGCACAGTGTGATATTATATGCATGGATTAGCCACAAATCAGTTAGCAGCTATGATGTTGAGCAGAATGAAGACTACCAGGATGCAGTTGCCAAGAATTACACTTTTTTAGAAGCAGTTCCACCTTTTGAACGCCCATATAAGGACCACAAAGTTTGTCTTCAATGGGGTACTGACTATTTGTGGATCCTCCAGGCAAACAGGATACCTCAATGCCCTCATGAAAGTG ATGGTGTCCAGTTTCTCAACTTTATATACGCTTCCAGTGGGGAGAAAACAGGAATCGTGAAGAAATTTGAACAATTTGAAAACAGAGAACTTGAGACGGTCAGACGACACCAGATTGATTATCCCAT GTTCACCATTTCAATCTGGCTGTATTTACTCCACCACTGTGAAAAGGATCTGTGTGGTATACTCTATTTTATTGATCTGAAAGAAATGTATAGTACTCCTGCTGTATTTCTAAATGAGGAAG GTTATGTGCATATTCAGATGCACCTCATGAGAGGAGATGACCTTGCAGTGAAAACTAGCTTCAGCCTTCCTTTGAAGCAGTGGTTTCGACTGGATCTCTCTTTTAAGGGTGGACAG ATCGAAGTAAGTAGTGTTGGGAAGAATTTGAAAAGACATCATCATCAGTCTTTTAC TTTTAGGGAAGATTTCTATTATGATGACACTGCTGGATACTTTGTTCTTGGAGGCAGTGGATATGTAAATGGTATTGAAGCATTTTTTGGACCTGTGAAATACTATCGTCTCAATGTGTTGGAAACAGAACAG ATTTCTAACCCTCTTCATGACAAAGAAACAGTGGAACAAATTGAACTCTACTATGAGAGATGTATGGACATTCAAGAAATAGTTTATGAGTACAGATACACTGTAAGGCAAGGTGAAAAAGCACGAAGAAGTT GTGACTATGAAAACTATTATTTGGAGCTGATTCACAAATATGGAGAAAAATCCAAATGTGATGCCTTCATGTGGGGCAAAGAGCTCAGGGAAAAGTACCACATTTTGTTCAAACTGTTACAAGAGATGGATTTCAGTGCTCCAGATG ATGAAAGTGATACAGTTCTAGAAGTTGGCCGGAGGATATTTGAGAAGGTCGCAAAAGGTCTGTCCAGTGCCGATGGCCTCAGCAATATGGGCTCCTCTGTCCCTCTCTTGGTGGATTCCAGTTGTTGTGGATACCATAAGGCTTCCTATTTCCTTGCAGTTATATTTGAAACAGGGCTCGGTGTGTCTGTGGATCGTAAAAAG GGACTGCTGTATAGTTTGGTTGGCGCTCAGGGGAATGAGAGACTTGCTGTGATGAATCTTGGCTATAAACATTACCAAGGCATTAATAACTATCCACTTGATTTGGAGCTGTCGTATGCTTATTACAGTAATATTGCAATAAAGACATCATTGGATCAACACACTATAAAAGGGGAACAG GCATTTGTTGAAACTATAAGGCTGATGGATGATGAACTTCTGAAAGctcagacaaaagaaaatggtGATGTCTTTATGTGGCTAAAACATGAAGCAATGAGAGGAAATGCAGCTGCACAG caACGACTGGCTCAGATGCTGTTTTGGGGCCAACAAGGAGTGGCAAAAAATCCTGAAGCTGCAATAGAATGGTATGCAAAAGGTGCAATAGAAACAGAAGATCCAGTGTTAATATATGATTATGCCATTGTGTTATTTAAG GGCCAAGGTGtgaaaaagaacacaaaacttGCTTTGGAATTGatgaagaaagcagcagccaag GGCTTGCCCCAGGCAGTGAATGGATTGGGATGGTATTACCACAATTTTAAAAGAGACTACAGAAAAGCAGCCAAACACTGGTTAATTGCTGAAGAATTGGGAAATCCAGATGCATCGTACAACCTTGGAGTCCTTTATTTAGATGGGATTTACCCTGGAATACCTGGTAGAAATCAA ACAGTTGCTGCACGCTATTTCTATAAAGCTGCCCAAGGAGGACATATAGAAGGGACTTTACGATGCTCTCTGTACTACATCACAGGAAATATGGAAGACTTCCCTAGAGATCCAGAAAAAGCTGTAAT CTGGGCAAAACACATTGCAGAGAAGAATGGCTACTTAGGTCATGTCATTAGAAAAGCTCTCAATGCTTATCTGGAACTTTCATG GCATGAAGCTCTCCTGCATTATGTTTTAGCAGCTGAAACTGGGATTGAAGTGTCACAGTCAAATTTAGCACACATCTGTGAAGAAAGACCA gaCCTAGCAAGGAAATACCTAGCAACTGATTGTGTTTGGAGATACtacaatttttctgtttctcaagtCAATGCACCATCATTTG CTTATTTGAAGATGGGCGATTTCTACTACTATGGTTACCAGAACCAGTCTAAAGACCTTGAGCTCTCTATGCGGATGTATGCACAAGCTGCATTAGAGGGAGATTCACAG gGTTTCTTTAATTTGGCCCTTGTCATAGAAGAGGGCAACTCCATACCTTCCTACATTCTGGATCACTTGGAAATTGATCAGGCATTACATTCTAGTAATACGTCACTTCTTCAGGAACTTTATTACAG GTGCTGGAATAGTAGCAACCAAGAATCAATTAGTCCATGCTCATTAGCGTTGCTTTATTTTTACATGAGAGTTTTCTGGAACAATATTTTACAATCTACTCTG ATCTACTTCATGGGAACCTTTTTTTTATCGATTCTGGTTGCATTTGCAGTGCAGTATTTTCAGTCTTTATCTG
- the SEL1L3 gene encoding protein sel-1 homolog 3 isoform X3, with translation MRPPAEPPAAPRRRLPLLLLLLLTNFVPSFGKETLRTTAVTPQFEQNMDYVDFIHLNILEKKVLNSSEVSVQYLCSKPCIINLEAVASSEFRTGVPVYRRRWKDEKNLYVSRTRQVHLKFPSIMVYRDDYIIRNSIIVHSVILYAWISHKSVSSYDVEQNEDYQDAVAKNYTFLEAVPPFERPYKDHKVCLQWGTDYLWILQANRIPQCPHESDGVQFLNFIYASSGEKTGIVKKFEQFENRELETVRRHQIDYPMFTISIWLYLLHHCEKDLCGILYFIDLKEMYSTPAVFLNEEGYVHIQMHLMRGDDLAVKTSFSLPLKQWFRLDLSFKGGQIEVSSVGKNLKRHHHQSFTFREDFYYDDTAGYFVLGGSGYVNGIEAFFGPVKYYRLNVLETEQISNPLHDKETVEQIELYYERCMDIQEIVYEYRYTVRQGEKARRSCDYENYYLELIHKYGEKSKCDAFMWGKELREKYHILFKLLQEMDFSAPDEDESDTVLEVGRRIFEKVAKGLSSADGLSNMGSSVPLLVDSSCCGYHKASYFLAVIFETGLGVSVDRKKGLLYSLVGAQGNERLAVMNLGYKHYQGINNYPLDLELSYAYYSNIAIKTSLDQHTIKGEQAFVETIRLMDDELLKAQTKENGDVFMWLKHEAMRGNAAAQQRLAQMLFWGQQGVAKNPEAAIEWYAKGAIETEDPVLIYDYAIVLFKGQGVKKNTKLALELMKKAAAKGLPQAVNGLGWYYHNFKRDYRKAAKHWLIAEELGNPDASYNLGVLYLDGIYPGIPGRNQTVAARYFYKAAQGGHIEGTLRCSLYYITGNMEDFPRDPEKAVIWAKHIAEKNGYLGHVIRKALNAYLELSWHEALLHYVLAAETGIEVSQSNLAHICEERPDLARKYLATDCVWRYYNFSVSQVNAPSFAYLKMGDFYYYGYQNQSKDLELSMRMYAQAALEGDSQGFFNLALVIEEGNSIPSYILDHLEIDQALHSSNTSLLQELYYRCWNSSNQESISPCSLALLYFYMRVFWNNILQSTLIYFMGTFFLSILVAFAVQYFQSLSAHNSSGTRSEPSSDEPSSSGNSNEDATRLVQQDESTFSNDLAQQESNPQNLLVTS, from the exons ATGCGGCCCCCGGCTgagccccccgccgcgccccgccgccgcctccctctgcttctcctcctcctcctcacg aactttGTACCATCCTTTGGAAAGGAGACATTACGGACAACGGCAGTTACTCCGCAGTTTGAACAAAACATGGATTATGTGGACTttattcatttaaacattttagaaaagaaagttCTTAACAGTTCTGAGGTTTCAGTTCAATATTTATGTTCTAAGCCTTGTATCATCAACTTGGAAGCAGTAGCTTCCTCCGAGTTCAGGACTGGTGTACCAGTGTATAGAAGGAGATGGAAGGATGAGAAGAACCTTTATGTTAGCAGAACTCGACAAGTACATTTGAAATTTCCGAGCATCATGGTTTACAGAGATGATTATATCATCAGAAACTCAATAATAGTGCACAGTGTGATATTATATGCATGGATTAGCCACAAATCAGTTAGCAGCTATGATGTTGAGCAGAATGAAGACTACCAGGATGCAGTTGCCAAGAATTACACTTTTTTAGAAGCAGTTCCACCTTTTGAACGCCCATATAAGGACCACAAAGTTTGTCTTCAATGGGGTACTGACTATTTGTGGATCCTCCAGGCAAACAGGATACCTCAATGCCCTCATGAAAGTG ATGGTGTCCAGTTTCTCAACTTTATATACGCTTCCAGTGGGGAGAAAACAGGAATCGTGAAGAAATTTGAACAATTTGAAAACAGAGAACTTGAGACGGTCAGACGACACCAGATTGATTATCCCAT GTTCACCATTTCAATCTGGCTGTATTTACTCCACCACTGTGAAAAGGATCTGTGTGGTATACTCTATTTTATTGATCTGAAAGAAATGTATAGTACTCCTGCTGTATTTCTAAATGAGGAAG GTTATGTGCATATTCAGATGCACCTCATGAGAGGAGATGACCTTGCAGTGAAAACTAGCTTCAGCCTTCCTTTGAAGCAGTGGTTTCGACTGGATCTCTCTTTTAAGGGTGGACAG ATCGAAGTAAGTAGTGTTGGGAAGAATTTGAAAAGACATCATCATCAGTCTTTTAC TTTTAGGGAAGATTTCTATTATGATGACACTGCTGGATACTTTGTTCTTGGAGGCAGTGGATATGTAAATGGTATTGAAGCATTTTTTGGACCTGTGAAATACTATCGTCTCAATGTGTTGGAAACAGAACAG ATTTCTAACCCTCTTCATGACAAAGAAACAGTGGAACAAATTGAACTCTACTATGAGAGATGTATGGACATTCAAGAAATAGTTTATGAGTACAGATACACTGTAAGGCAAGGTGAAAAAGCACGAAGAAGTT GTGACTATGAAAACTATTATTTGGAGCTGATTCACAAATATGGAGAAAAATCCAAATGTGATGCCTTCATGTGGGGCAAAGAGCTCAGGGAAAAGTACCACATTTTGTTCAAACTGTTACAAGAGATGGATTTCAGTGCTCCAGATG aAGATGAAAGTGATACAGTTCTAGAAGTTGGCCGGAGGATATTTGAGAAGGTCGCAAAAGGTCTGTCCAGTGCCGATGGCCTCAGCAATATGGGCTCCTCTGTCCCTCTCTTGGTGGATTCCAGTTGTTGTGGATACCATAAGGCTTCCTATTTCCTTGCAGTTATATTTGAAACAGGGCTCGGTGTGTCTGTGGATCGTAAAAAG GGACTGCTGTATAGTTTGGTTGGCGCTCAGGGGAATGAGAGACTTGCTGTGATGAATCTTGGCTATAAACATTACCAAGGCATTAATAACTATCCACTTGATTTGGAGCTGTCGTATGCTTATTACAGTAATATTGCAATAAAGACATCATTGGATCAACACACTATAAAAGGGGAACAG GCATTTGTTGAAACTATAAGGCTGATGGATGATGAACTTCTGAAAGctcagacaaaagaaaatggtGATGTCTTTATGTGGCTAAAACATGAAGCAATGAGAGGAAATGCAGCTGCACAG caACGACTGGCTCAGATGCTGTTTTGGGGCCAACAAGGAGTGGCAAAAAATCCTGAAGCTGCAATAGAATGGTATGCAAAAGGTGCAATAGAAACAGAAGATCCAGTGTTAATATATGATTATGCCATTGTGTTATTTAAG GGCCAAGGTGtgaaaaagaacacaaaacttGCTTTGGAATTGatgaagaaagcagcagccaag GGCTTGCCCCAGGCAGTGAATGGATTGGGATGGTATTACCACAATTTTAAAAGAGACTACAGAAAAGCAGCCAAACACTGGTTAATTGCTGAAGAATTGGGAAATCCAGATGCATCGTACAACCTTGGAGTCCTTTATTTAGATGGGATTTACCCTGGAATACCTGGTAGAAATCAA ACAGTTGCTGCACGCTATTTCTATAAAGCTGCCCAAGGAGGACATATAGAAGGGACTTTACGATGCTCTCTGTACTACATCACAGGAAATATGGAAGACTTCCCTAGAGATCCAGAAAAAGCTGTAAT CTGGGCAAAACACATTGCAGAGAAGAATGGCTACTTAGGTCATGTCATTAGAAAAGCTCTCAATGCTTATCTGGAACTTTCATG GCATGAAGCTCTCCTGCATTATGTTTTAGCAGCTGAAACTGGGATTGAAGTGTCACAGTCAAATTTAGCACACATCTGTGAAGAAAGACCA gaCCTAGCAAGGAAATACCTAGCAACTGATTGTGTTTGGAGATACtacaatttttctgtttctcaagtCAATGCACCATCATTTG CTTATTTGAAGATGGGCGATTTCTACTACTATGGTTACCAGAACCAGTCTAAAGACCTTGAGCTCTCTATGCGGATGTATGCACAAGCTGCATTAGAGGGAGATTCACAG gGTTTCTTTAATTTGGCCCTTGTCATAGAAGAGGGCAACTCCATACCTTCCTACATTCTGGATCACTTGGAAATTGATCAGGCATTACATTCTAGTAATACGTCACTTCTTCAGGAACTTTATTACAG GTGCTGGAATAGTAGCAACCAAGAATCAATTAGTCCATGCTCATTAGCGTTGCTTTATTTTTACATGAGAGTTTTCTGGAACAATATTTTACAATCTACTCTG ATCTACTTCATGGGAACCTTTTTTTTATCGATTCTGGTTGCATTTGCAGTGCAGTATTTTCAGTCTTTATCTG
- the SEL1L3 gene encoding protein sel-1 homolog 3 isoform X2, whose product MDYVDFIHLNILEKKVLNSSEVSVQYLCSKPCIINLEAVASSEFRTGVPVYRRRWKDEKNLYVSRTRQVHLKFPSIMVYRDDYIIRNSIIVHSVILYAWISHKSVSSYDVEQNEDYQDAVAKNYTFLEAVPPFERPYKDHKVCLQWGTDYLWILQANRIPQCPHESDGVQFLNFIYASSGEKTGIVKKFEQFENRELETVRRHQIDYPMFTISIWLYLLHHCEKDLCGILYFIDLKEMYSTPAVFLNEEGYVHIQMHLMRGDDLAVKTSFSLPLKQWFRLDLSFKGGQIEVSSVGKNLKRHHHQSFTFREDFYYDDTAGYFVLGGSGYVNGIEAFFGPVKYYRLNVLETEQISNPLHDKETVEQIELYYERCMDIQEIVYEYRYTVRQGEKARRSCDYENYYLELIHKYGEKSKCDAFMWGKELREKYHILFKLLQEMDFSAPDEDESDTVLEVGRRIFEKVAKGLSSADGLSNMGSSVPLLVDSSCCGYHKASYFLAVIFETGLGVSVDRKKGLLYSLVGAQGNERLAVMNLGYKHYQGINNYPLDLELSYAYYSNIAIKTSLDQHTIKGEQAFVETIRLMDDELLKAQTKENGDVFMWLKHEAMRGNAAAQQRLAQMLFWGQQGVAKNPEAAIEWYAKGAIETEDPVLIYDYAIVLFKGQGVKKNTKLALELMKKAAAKGLPQAVNGLGWYYHNFKRDYRKAAKHWLIAEELGNPDASYNLGVLYLDGIYPGIPGRNQTVAARYFYKAAQGGHIEGTLRCSLYYITGNMEDFPRDPEKAVIWAKHIAEKNGYLGHVIRKALNAYLELSWHEALLHYVLAAETGIEVSQSNLAHICEERPDLARKYLATDCVWRYYNFSVSQVNAPSFAYLKMGDFYYYGYQNQSKDLELSMRMYAQAALEGDSQGFFNLALVIEEGNSIPSYILDHLEIDQALHSSNTSLLQELYYRCWNSSNQESISPCSLALLYFYMRVFWNNILQSTLIYFMGTFFLSILVAFAVQYFQSLSAHNSSGTRSEPSSDEPSSSGNSNEDATRLVQQDESTFSNDLAQQESNPQNLLVTS is encoded by the exons ATGGATTATGTGGACTttattcatttaaacattttagaaaagaaagttCTTAACAGTTCTGAGGTTTCAGTTCAATATTTATGTTCTAAGCCTTGTATCATCAACTTGGAAGCAGTAGCTTCCTCCGAGTTCAGGACTGGTGTACCAGTGTATAGAAGGAGATGGAAGGATGAGAAGAACCTTTATGTTAGCAGAACTCGACAAGTACATTTGAAATTTCCGAGCATCATGGTTTACAGAGATGATTATATCATCAGAAACTCAATAATAGTGCACAGTGTGATATTATATGCATGGATTAGCCACAAATCAGTTAGCAGCTATGATGTTGAGCAGAATGAAGACTACCAGGATGCAGTTGCCAAGAATTACACTTTTTTAGAAGCAGTTCCACCTTTTGAACGCCCATATAAGGACCACAAAGTTTGTCTTCAATGGGGTACTGACTATTTGTGGATCCTCCAGGCAAACAGGATACCTCAATGCCCTCATGAAAGTG ATGGTGTCCAGTTTCTCAACTTTATATACGCTTCCAGTGGGGAGAAAACAGGAATCGTGAAGAAATTTGAACAATTTGAAAACAGAGAACTTGAGACGGTCAGACGACACCAGATTGATTATCCCAT GTTCACCATTTCAATCTGGCTGTATTTACTCCACCACTGTGAAAAGGATCTGTGTGGTATACTCTATTTTATTGATCTGAAAGAAATGTATAGTACTCCTGCTGTATTTCTAAATGAGGAAG GTTATGTGCATATTCAGATGCACCTCATGAGAGGAGATGACCTTGCAGTGAAAACTAGCTTCAGCCTTCCTTTGAAGCAGTGGTTTCGACTGGATCTCTCTTTTAAGGGTGGACAG ATCGAAGTAAGTAGTGTTGGGAAGAATTTGAAAAGACATCATCATCAGTCTTTTAC TTTTAGGGAAGATTTCTATTATGATGACACTGCTGGATACTTTGTTCTTGGAGGCAGTGGATATGTAAATGGTATTGAAGCATTTTTTGGACCTGTGAAATACTATCGTCTCAATGTGTTGGAAACAGAACAG ATTTCTAACCCTCTTCATGACAAAGAAACAGTGGAACAAATTGAACTCTACTATGAGAGATGTATGGACATTCAAGAAATAGTTTATGAGTACAGATACACTGTAAGGCAAGGTGAAAAAGCACGAAGAAGTT GTGACTATGAAAACTATTATTTGGAGCTGATTCACAAATATGGAGAAAAATCCAAATGTGATGCCTTCATGTGGGGCAAAGAGCTCAGGGAAAAGTACCACATTTTGTTCAAACTGTTACAAGAGATGGATTTCAGTGCTCCAGATG aAGATGAAAGTGATACAGTTCTAGAAGTTGGCCGGAGGATATTTGAGAAGGTCGCAAAAGGTCTGTCCAGTGCCGATGGCCTCAGCAATATGGGCTCCTCTGTCCCTCTCTTGGTGGATTCCAGTTGTTGTGGATACCATAAGGCTTCCTATTTCCTTGCAGTTATATTTGAAACAGGGCTCGGTGTGTCTGTGGATCGTAAAAAG GGACTGCTGTATAGTTTGGTTGGCGCTCAGGGGAATGAGAGACTTGCTGTGATGAATCTTGGCTATAAACATTACCAAGGCATTAATAACTATCCACTTGATTTGGAGCTGTCGTATGCTTATTACAGTAATATTGCAATAAAGACATCATTGGATCAACACACTATAAAAGGGGAACAG GCATTTGTTGAAACTATAAGGCTGATGGATGATGAACTTCTGAAAGctcagacaaaagaaaatggtGATGTCTTTATGTGGCTAAAACATGAAGCAATGAGAGGAAATGCAGCTGCACAG caACGACTGGCTCAGATGCTGTTTTGGGGCCAACAAGGAGTGGCAAAAAATCCTGAAGCTGCAATAGAATGGTATGCAAAAGGTGCAATAGAAACAGAAGATCCAGTGTTAATATATGATTATGCCATTGTGTTATTTAAG GGCCAAGGTGtgaaaaagaacacaaaacttGCTTTGGAATTGatgaagaaagcagcagccaag GGCTTGCCCCAGGCAGTGAATGGATTGGGATGGTATTACCACAATTTTAAAAGAGACTACAGAAAAGCAGCCAAACACTGGTTAATTGCTGAAGAATTGGGAAATCCAGATGCATCGTACAACCTTGGAGTCCTTTATTTAGATGGGATTTACCCTGGAATACCTGGTAGAAATCAA ACAGTTGCTGCACGCTATTTCTATAAAGCTGCCCAAGGAGGACATATAGAAGGGACTTTACGATGCTCTCTGTACTACATCACAGGAAATATGGAAGACTTCCCTAGAGATCCAGAAAAAGCTGTAAT CTGGGCAAAACACATTGCAGAGAAGAATGGCTACTTAGGTCATGTCATTAGAAAAGCTCTCAATGCTTATCTGGAACTTTCATG GCATGAAGCTCTCCTGCATTATGTTTTAGCAGCTGAAACTGGGATTGAAGTGTCACAGTCAAATTTAGCACACATCTGTGAAGAAAGACCA gaCCTAGCAAGGAAATACCTAGCAACTGATTGTGTTTGGAGATACtacaatttttctgtttctcaagtCAATGCACCATCATTTG CTTATTTGAAGATGGGCGATTTCTACTACTATGGTTACCAGAACCAGTCTAAAGACCTTGAGCTCTCTATGCGGATGTATGCACAAGCTGCATTAGAGGGAGATTCACAG gGTTTCTTTAATTTGGCCCTTGTCATAGAAGAGGGCAACTCCATACCTTCCTACATTCTGGATCACTTGGAAATTGATCAGGCATTACATTCTAGTAATACGTCACTTCTTCAGGAACTTTATTACAG GTGCTGGAATAGTAGCAACCAAGAATCAATTAGTCCATGCTCATTAGCGTTGCTTTATTTTTACATGAGAGTTTTCTGGAACAATATTTTACAATCTACTCTG ATCTACTTCATGGGAACCTTTTTTTTATCGATTCTGGTTGCATTTGCAGTGCAGTATTTTCAGTCTTTATCTG
- the SMIM20 gene encoding small integral membrane protein 20 isoform X3 — protein sequence MARLFRTLGIFGGFVAVVGAALYPIYFRPLLQPEQYKKEQSINRAGIVQEDIQPAAGM from the exons ATGGCCAGGCTGTTCCGCACGCTCGGTATCTTCGGCGGGTTCGTGGCCGTGGTGGGGGCGGCCCTTTACCCCATCTACTTCCGGCCGCTCCTGCAGCCGGAGCAGTACA aGAAAGAACAGTCAATAAACCGAGCTGGTATTGTTCAAGAGGATATTCAGCCTGCAG CTGGAATGTGA
- the SMIM20 gene encoding small integral membrane protein 20 isoform X2 yields MARLFRTLGIFGGFVAVVGAALYPIYFRPLLQPEQYKKEQSINRAGIVQEDIQPAGLKVWSDPFGRK; encoded by the exons ATGGCCAGGCTGTTCCGCACGCTCGGTATCTTCGGCGGGTTCGTGGCCGTGGTGGGGGCGGCCCTTTACCCCATCTACTTCCGGCCGCTCCTGCAGCCGGAGCAGTACA aGAAAGAACAGTCAATAAACCGAGCTGGTATTGTTCAAGAGGATATTCAGCCTGCAG GGTTAAAAGTGTGGTCTGATCCATTTGGAAGAAAGTAA